The proteins below are encoded in one region of Apium graveolens cultivar Ventura chromosome 4, ASM990537v1, whole genome shotgun sequence:
- the LOC141720636 gene encoding L-type lectin-domain containing receptor kinase VIII.1-like, whose amino-acid sequence MPTPNVKFLILFFIFIFLQLFYFSGAATDFDFGNLALSSLKLLGDAHWSNDTLMLTKDLAVPNSGAGKVLYSKPIKFRQPVVDFPASFTSFFSFSITNLNPSSIGGGLAFIISPDDEAVGNSGGYLGIINDAPNGVVAVEFDTLMDVEFKDINGNHVGLDLNSMISTQVGDLESIDVDLKSGTVVNSWVEYSGSTQVFNISVSYSNSKPKQPLLSFVLDLDKYVSDFMYVGFSGSTQGSTETHSILWWSFTSHFDSDSKNSSVSISSTPPTSPLMNPTADSVSPPPTELNSTVSRNSDSSKKCHNQLCKEGAGAVVGVVTAGAFGLALFAMLLFWVYSKKFKHVKKSGSLASEYIKMPKEFSYKQLKLATKGFDSSRIIGHGAFGIVYKGTLAETGDIVAVKKCSHSGQGKVEFFSELSIIGTLRHRNLVRLQGWCHEKGEILLVYDYMPNGSLDKALFESRMTLQWVHRKKILMGVASALAYLHQECENQVIHRDVKSSNIMLDEGFNAKLGDFGLARQIEHDKSPDATVAAGTMGYLAPEYLLTGRATEKTDVFSYGAVVLEVVGGRRPIEKDFKRVEKSGVGSNLVEWVWNLHKEGSLLVAADPRLDGEFEESEMRRVLLVGLACSHPDPISRPAMRAVVQMLAGETEVPIVPRTKPSMSFSTSHLILNLQDSVSDLNGMITISTSSSEQSYNGGSGSMVELV is encoded by the coding sequence ATGCCGACACCCAACGTTaaatttcttattttattttttattttcattttcttacAACTGTTCTATTTCTCCGGCGCCGCCACTGATTTCGATTTCGGAAACTTAGCTCTAAGTAGTTTAAAGCTTCTTGGTGATGCTCACTGGAGCAATGATACTTTGATGCTCACTAAAGACCTCGCCGTCCCTAATTCCGGCGCCGGAAAAGTACTCTACTCTAAACCCATCAAATTCCGGCAACCTGTTGTTGATTTTCCGGCGAGCTTTACATCGTTTTTCTCGTTCTCGATTACTAATCTCAACCCATCTTCTATTGGAGGTGGTCTGGCGTTTATTATATCGCCGGATGATGAGGCGGTGGGAAATTCCGGCGGGTATCTTGGGATCATAAACGATGCACCAAACGGCGTCGTTGCGGTTGAGTTTGATACTTTGATGGATGTTGAGTTTAAAGATATTAATGGGAATCATGTGGGTTTGGATCTAAACTCGATGATTTCGACTCAAGTTGGTGATTTGGAATCGATTGATGTTGATCTTAAAAGTGGGACTGTTGTTAACTCGTGGGTCGAGTACTCCGGGTCAACTCAGGTATTCAATATCTCGGTTTCGTATTCTAATTCAAAGCCTAAACAACCCCTTTTGTCATTTGTTCTTGATCTTGATAAGTATGTAAGTGATTTTATGTATGTTGGGTTTAGTGGGTCAACTCAGGGTAGTACTGAAACTCATAGCATTTTATGGTGGAGTTTTACTTCACATTTCGATAGTGATTCTAAAAATAGTTCAGTTTCGATTTCGTCGACTCCCCCCACGAGTCCTTTGATGAATCCGACTGCTGACTCGGTTAGCCCGCCACCCACTGAGTTGAATAGCACAGTTTCGCGCAATTCGGATAGTAGCAAAAAGTGTCATAACCAGTTGTGTAAGGAAGGTGCAGGGGCTGTTGTTGGAGTAGTAACGGCTGGGGCATTTGGTTTGGCCTTGTTTGCTATGCTTCTTTTTTGGGTTTATTCGAAAAAATTTAAGCATGTGAAAAAATCGGGATCATTGGCGTCCGAATATATTAAAATGCCCAAGGAATTTAGTTATAAACAACTTAAATTGGCTACGAAAGGATTTGATTCGTCGCGGATTATTGGTCATGGGGCTTTTGGGATTGTTTACAAGGGAACATTGGCGGAGACGGGTGACATTGTGGCAGTAAAGAAGTGTAGTCATAGTGGGCAAGGTAAGGTGGAGTTTTTCTCTGAATTGTCGATAATTGGGACACTTAGGCATAGGAATCTTGTTAGGCTTCAAGGTTGGTGTCATGAGAAAGGCGAGATTCTGTTAGTTTATGATTACATGCCTAATGGGAGTCTTGACAAGGCATTGTTTGAATCAAGAATGACATTACAATGGGTTCACAGGAAGAAGATATTGATGGGCGTTGCTTCTGCTCTGGCCTATTTACATCAGGAATGTGAGAATCAAGTGATTCATAGGGATGTGAAGAGTAGTAACATTATGTTAGACGAAGGGTTTAATGCTAAATTAGGCGATTTTGGGTTAGCTAGGCAAATTGAGCACGACAAGTCTCCGGATGCCACGGTGGCTGCAGGAACAATGGGGTACTTGGCTCCAGAGTATTTATTAACAGGACGAGCAACCGAGAAGACTGATGTGTTTAGCTACGGGGCAGTAGTGCTTGAGGTGGTTGGCGGAAGGAGACCAATCGAAAAAGATTTTAAAAGAGTCGAGAAAAGTGGAGTTGGAAGCAATTTGGTAGAATGGGTCTGGAATTTACACAAAGAAGGAAGTCTTTTAGTTGCAGCTGATCCAAGGCTTGATGGTGAGTTTGAAGAGAGTGAAATGAGGAGAGTGTTACTGGTTGGGCTAGCTTGTTCTCACCCTGACCCAATATCTAGACCCGCAATGAGAGCTGTGGTTCAGATGCTAGCGGGGGAAACTGAGGTTCCAATTGTACCAAGAACCAAGCCATCAATGAGTTTTAGTACCTCTCATTTGATACTTAATTTGCAGGATAGTGTTTCTGACTTGAATGGCATGATCACTATCTCCACTTCCTCATCAGAACAAAGCTACAATGGTGGTAGTGGTAGCATGGTTGAACTAGTGTAA